The Rhodopirellula halodulae genome includes the window ACGCGACTATGGCAAGGCTGGTGATACAGCATTTGATGCCGGATCGGTTCAAACTCCAACGTGAGTCGCTTTTCTTGATGCAGCGACCAAAGATAGTGGCATGCTTCAAAACTATGTTCGGCGACGAGGTGAGCGTCCTCGGTATCCAGCAAGTTCGGGTACTCGTGTTTCAAACAAAGTGCCGCGGCCGGTTCCGTCGCTAAAACGGTATAGCCTTGACGCACCGCGTCGGCCAGTAAGCGGACATTTCGTTTGGCGACACGGCGTGCACCCTTCAAGTCGCCTGCGGTGATGCGCCCCATTCCGCTGAGGCTTTGCCCGGTCGGAACATAGAACCCAATTCGGTTGTGTTGAAGGATTTCCGCGAGTGCACGACCGATTTCGGGGTCGTGATAGTTGGCAAAGTGGTCAACGAAGTAAACCACTTTCAATCCACCGGCGGGTGAGGCACGGTGCCAACGTCGCCTCACGGCGTATCGCAAGAAAGGTTCGCTGGTCAGAGGCGGAATTTCTCTGGATGCTGATAGTCCGAGCGTCTTTTCCGCGAACCAGCGCAGCGAACGCCGGCGGATCATCCAGTTCGAAAGCCAAGCCACTCGCGAACCCAAGGCCGCGAGCATGTCGATGCGACCGATCAGCCAATCGGACAGCGTGAGTCCATTGGTGGCGACGTACTGAGCTTTGATTTCGCCGACAACTTTCGGGATGTTGACCGACGCGGGGCATTCGACACGGCAGGAGTGGCAATTGAAACAAAGGTCCGCGACCGCTTTCGCTCGTTCACCAGTCAATTCGGAAACGGGCAGTTGGCCGCTCAACACGCCACGCAGCAGGTTGGCTTTCGCGCGCGGTGAAGCCTCCTCGACTGAGGTGATGCGGAACATCGGGCATTGGCGTTCATCAGTCGTGTGCGAACGACACCTCGCACATCCGTTGCAGGCTCGCGTCGTCGTTGTGATCGGAGCTCCGCCAGGCCAATGCTGCAGAACCTCGAGTTGAGGTGCAGGCTCGTGAGGCATGAGCGACGCAACCCATTTGGCTGGTTGGACGTCCTGCTTGACGGTGGCTTCGTCGATGATGGCGGGTTGCGCGTTCGGTGGGACTTTGTTGGATGGAACCGCGTCGGATGCGGGGTTTTCTACCGTCTGTGATGTGTCATCCGAAACCTCGTTGCGAGACAAACCAATGGATGAAGGAATGACGCTTCGTCCGGCGGCAACAATCTCGATCGTCTGGTCTTGAGGTCTTAGGTTTTCGTCCGGTTTTTGCAGGACCGCGCCAAAGAGTTTCCCTGGGTTGAATCGGTGATAGGGATCGAACAAACGTTTGACTTGACCCATTGCTTGCCAAAGTTCGCCGGTCTGTTTCGGCATCAGGTACGAACGACTGAGTCCCGCGGCATGCTCGGCGCCGATTTGTCCGCCACGTTCCCAAACCACACTGGCAATTTCTTCGCTAAGCGGACGAATTTTGCTTCGGTCCTCCACTTTCTGAAGATCCAGCATTGGGCGGACGTGTAGTTGACCATGGCCTGCATGTGCGAAAATGGTCGCGGTGACTTGGTGTCGCTTCAATACGTTTTGAACCGCCACCACCATCGCCGGAATTTGTTCCGGCGGCGAATGAATGTCCTCCACAAAGGGCAAGGGCATTTGCGTTCCGCGGACACGGTACTGCCGTGGGATCACTCGGCGAAACAACATCCAG containing:
- a CDS encoding FAD-binding and (Fe-S)-binding domain-containing protein — encoded protein: MHRDNDSQRLHDDLRGLVSGDVLCDPVSLQLYASDASIYQIRPLAVVRPRCTADVSATVQYACDNDLPIHPRGSGSGVSGESVGPGIVVDMSAHMKRLSTTEDGSQVTVQSGATLSSVNRFLKSHRRWFGPDPATRSVTTMGGVIATNASGSHYLRSGSARDTILSLRMIAADGRLVELSQHDPVALGEEDRPTDPLNQDRDHETAVPLLDRSGETGFVNRVTRGLVEIRNRFAPHLQSNAFLSPASGGYRLDDLYDANHRVDLAKFFSGSQGTLGILIDATLRTEAIPAHRGVVLFFFHRLDSATRAAVAALDHGPIACDVMDRRLLQIAREGDKRFVDLVPREAEAAMLVEIQGESLGDLYDRLAILRQSLCSGPDAAFQSMDTIRDEVRDLYWMLFRRVIPRQYRVRGTQMPLPFVEDIHSPPEQIPAMVVAVQNVLKRHQVTATIFAHAGHGQLHVRPMLDLQKVEDRSKIRPLSEEIASVVWERGGQIGAEHAAGLSRSYLMPKQTGELWQAMGQVKRLFDPYHRFNPGKLFGAVLQKPDENLRPQDQTIEIVAAGRSVIPSSIGLSRNEVSDDTSQTVENPASDAVPSNKVPPNAQPAIIDEATVKQDVQPAKWVASLMPHEPAPQLEVLQHWPGGAPITTTTRACNGCARCRSHTTDERQCPMFRITSVEEASPRAKANLLRGVLSGQLPVSELTGERAKAVADLCFNCHSCRVECPASVNIPKVVGEIKAQYVATNGLTLSDWLIGRIDMLAALGSRVAWLSNWMIRRRSLRWFAEKTLGLSASREIPPLTSEPFLRYAVRRRWHRASPAGGLKVVYFVDHFANYHDPEIGRALAEILQHNRIGFYVPTGQSLSGMGRITAGDLKGARRVAKRNVRLLADAVRQGYTVLATEPAAALCLKHEYPNLLDTEDAHLVAEHSFEACHYLWSLHQEKRLTLEFEPIRHQMLYHQPCHSRVLHSDTAAANLMRLIPELEVDVVAKGCSGMAGTWGLQRKNYRNSLRIGWPMVSAVRKASHSAPTTECSACKLQMEHGGNYEAVHPLKLLAHAYGRLPALNLRGQANS